The Lycium barbarum isolate Lr01 chromosome 10, ASM1917538v2, whole genome shotgun sequence genome includes a region encoding these proteins:
- the LOC132613684 gene encoding replication protein A 70 kDa DNA-binding subunit B-like isoform X1 → MIFHDEQIYTQLLSAVSRQGLLQKSRKELILIDTDKQAFTFTLWEETIIEDEGKKLLDQFQKRLIIFARRIGVSKYNGISLTTKFNTTIQIDPPYSQCLQLHTWVTENREMLTSFSLRSTSESGSLISISVDEQIVPIANVQSQQDGHSFSIETKVSLPNKLKSCYVLLCPNCKQEVRSLIKRKFLCMTCKQQNMLIPRCKFDVNLQDASGSIIGIIMDKEAEKLLSLTTDEIYALASNEDNLFLQSLLRFAEQREINSLLKLAFDLLSCNYMFQQHIHPSNKERSFKQLCCLRSKRGDVPYFFRDLVCQFVLYEILTWFILKGCMQYGWRETKGNLRKCQTLWKP, encoded by the exons CAAACAAGCTTTCACCTTCACACTATGGGAAGAAACTATTATTGAGGACGAAGGCAAGAAACTCCTTGACCAATTCCAAAAACGTCTTATTATCTTTGCCAGGCGTATTGGGGTATCCAAGTACAATG GTATATCGTTGACAACAAAATTTAACACCACAATACAAATTGATCCCCCTTATTCCCAATGCCTACAATTGCACACATG GGTCACAGAAAACAGAGAAATGCTTACTTCTTTCAGTCTGAGGAGCACATCTGAATCTGGATCTCTTATCAGCATCTCAGTAGATGAACAAATAGTCCCAATTGCAAATGTTCAATCACAACAGGAC GGGCATTCCTTTTCCATTGAGACAAAAGTATCACTTCCAAATAAACTCAAAAGTTGCTATGTTTTACTATGTCCCAACTGCAAACAAGAAGTCAGAAGTTTAATAAAAAGAAAGTTTCTGTGTATGACTTGTAAGCAACAAAATATGTTAATTCCCAG GTGCAAATTTGATGTAAATCTCCAAGATGCTTCCGGATCAATAATTGGGATAATTATGGACAAAGAAGCAGAAAAATTATTATCCCTTACCACAGATGAGATTTACGCCCTTGCTTCAAATGAG GATAACCTTTTTTTGCAATCACTTTTGCGTTTTGCGGAACAAAG GGAAATCAATTCTCTTTTGAAGCTTGCTTTTGACTTGTTGTCTTGCAACTACATGTTCCAACAACATATACATCCATCAAACAAAG AGAGGAGCTTCAAACAACTGTGTTGTCTAAGATCAAAGAGGGGCGATGTTCCCTATTTCTTTAGGGATTTAGTCTGTCAATTCGTCCTTTATGAAATTCTAAC CTGGTTTATACTAAAGGGCTGCATGCAATATGGATGGAGAGAAACAAAAGGTAATTTGAGAAAGTGTCAAACACTGTGGAAACCATAG